CTGGAATACGAGTCAAATTCCTCCCGGTAGAAGGAAAATTGATACACTGGACTCCGCTATCTACAATGTCGCTAACGTTTCGGGTGCTTCGGCCATTTTTCCACTCGTGCTGACGGTGAGCTCTCAGAATACCAGCCGGACAACTACAACAACCGAGGAACCTAGCCCCGGCCGAATGAAACAACCCGATAATACCTTTTCAGCATGTATCCTCGTCATGGACGACAACCATCGCCTCGTGGAGTGGATTGCCTACCACTACTACGCCTTGAATCTGCGGCACTTGGTAGTTACGGTGGATCCTCATTCTAGAACATCTCCGACCGCAGTTCTAGATCGCTGGAGAGATCGTATGCAAATTGATGAATGGTCCGATCGAACATTTTTTCCGCGAATTAATTGGCGAAGCGCGAACGATACGGTCGAAAGACGACATTTGAGGCACAGGTTTCGTCAAGCGCAATTTTACAAGGGCTGTATCCGTAGATTACGAGAATTCAACCGAACGTGGACGGCTTTCATCGACTCCGATGAGTACCTTACCATCAATAGCCGCCTGGTCGACAACACGGCGCTCCGGATGCAACGACCAGGACACGTCGCCGACTACTTTCACGAGTTAACACAGCAAGCGCACAGCGATCCAAACTCCACCTTCGCTGTGAATTTCGGTCAACCCTGCGTTTTACTGTCCCGCACCATGTATGGATCGGTGGAAAGTACAGACGAGGAGATCCGTAGGGACGTGCCGGATTTTCTGGATCCAGCCCGCTTCGATACGCTGCGATGGCGGCATCGCTCAACCGAGGATGGCCACGTATTAGCCAAAAGTCTGATCGACATCTCGCAGGTTCACCGATCCCATATGGAAGGTATCAGCAATGCGCACAAAGTGCTTGTCGATATGTGTACGTCCGAATCCTTTTTGGCGTATACACTGCCCATTGGCATTCATCACTACCTTGGTAGTTGGGAGCAGTATAGCTACCGAGACGACGCTCGCGATGGTGGCGATGCACACAGCTACGAGACGTGGCAAAGGAAGGGCTCTGCGCTGGTCAGTACGGATGATGAGATTCGCCCTTGGATTCGCGGGTTTGTGGACATGGTGGGCAATGGCACGGCACAGTTTTTGCTGGAAGGG
The sequence above is a segment of the Phaeodactylum tricornutum CCAP 1055/1 chromosome 10, whole genome shotgun sequence genome. Coding sequences within it:
- a CDS encoding predicted protein: MLSGRTPLRHRFFFILSLGTVLFIFETRWTTQAISKSLSRTPEEDIWNYLSSFASTSDSANYLSSVDNGNLVDPFESPTVWNTSQIPPGRRKIDTLDSAIYNVANVSGASAIFPLVLTVSSQNTSRTTTTTEEPSPGRMKQPDNTFSACILVMDDNHRLVEWIAYHYYALNLRHLVVTVDPHSRTSPTAVLDRWRDRMQIDEWSDRTFFPRINWRSANDTVERRHLRHRFRQAQFYKGCIRRLREFNRTWTAFIDSDEYLTINSRLVDNTALRMQRPGHVADYFHELTQQAHSDPNSTFAVNFGQPCVLLSRTMYGSVESTDEEIRRDVPDFLDPARFDTLRWRHRSTEDGHVLAKSLIDISQVHRSHMEGISNAHKVLVDMCTSESFLAYTLPIGIHHYLGSWEQYSYRDDARDGGDAHSYETWQRKGSALVSTDDEIRPWIRGFVDMVGNGTAQFLLEGAGLPTNRTAKS